Within the Nitrospinaceae bacterium genome, the region CCTGGCGGGCTGGTCGAGAGCAGAAAAAACGGATACGCGCACATAAAAAAAATATCAAAAATATATTACTTGCTCTTGCAGAAGGAAGACGGCCGCCTGCCGGATTCAATTCGTTGGCTGATCGAATCAGAGGGATGGTTAAGAATCAGACCCTCTCCAAGATACGAAGGGCGGCGTTTAACGTTCGCGCGCAGCCGGGACTCAAGGAAAGATTTCTCGAAGGGTATGTTCGTGCGGGACGTTATCTGCCGCAATTTTTATATATTTTCCGCAAGCACGGCTTACCAGAGGATCTAACCCTTCTTCCTCATGTCGAAAGTGGATTTCGCGCTAATATTTATAGCCATGCCGGAGCTCTTGGGCTCTGGCAGTTCACCCGAAGCACAGGGCGGCTTTTTATGCGTGTGGACAGTACGGTAGATGGTCGGCGTGATCCTTTTCTGGCCGCCGAGGCGGCCGCGAAGCTCCTTAAGCGAAATTACGAAGATCTGAAAAGCTGGCCGCTCGCTCTCACGGCGTACAACCACGGCGCGCGGGGTATGCGACGGGCGGTAAAGCAAGTGGGTTCAAAGCGCATCGACATCATTTCGAAAAAATATAGGAGCCGGACCTTTGGCTTCGCCTCGCGCAATTTCTACGCCGAATTTCTTGCGGCGGTGCACATTCACAAGAACATTAAAAAATATTTCGGCGAGGTGCAGCGAGATTCCAGGCAGTCTTTTGATGAGTTTCGTCTGCCCGGCTACATCAGGATTACAGATCTCTCCCGCCGGATAGGTGTGAAGACCGAGGTATTAAGGAAGATGAACCCTGCTTTGCGTACATCTGTGGCGCGGGGGCGGCGCAATATTCCGAGAGGTTATCCGCTTCGTTTGCCCGTCGGGGCCCTGGCGCGGGTTCGCTTGGCTTATCATCAAAAAACAAAGAACGCGTCTCCCGCAGAGCAAAGTGATGGCTCGAAATGGGTTTTGGTCAAGCCGGGTGACAATCTTGGCGCCATTGCCCGCCGTAATCGTGTTCGGCTCAAGGATTTGATGGAAGAGAACGGGCTTAAAAAAAGCTTGATCGTTGTGGGCGACCGGCTCAGGCTGCCAGATAAATCCGGCTCGAAAAAACAACGGATAGCGTCCTTAAGAAAAATGTCTCCAAGACTGGTCGCCTCGCCCCAAAAAGAGAATAAAGAGAGTAAGCAAGCGGCCTCGGCCAAAGCCACTGTCAAAAAAACTATCCAGGTCGCAAAAAAGACAGTTACGAAAAAACAGACGGTTAAAAGTAAAATTGTTTCGCTCGTGAAAAAAACGACTCCAAAAAACTCATCTTCCTCCGCGGCTTCTGGCAGCGGTAAAAACTTTTTTGTTTTTGTTTCCGAATATGACACGCTTGCCTCCTTGCCCACTCGCGGCTCCGAATATCGGGAGGGCGCGCTGCGCCAGGCCACCGCGGTTTCCAAGTCGGGGAAGAAAAATACCGGGTGGGTGCGCGTTCAGGAAAACGAAACCATTGGCCATCTATCCAGGTGGCTTAAAGTGTCCCAGGGCCAGATTCGCCGGATGAACGGTATACGTTCGAATCGCCGGGTTCGAATGGGAAAGAAGATTCAGGTTTCCTTCAAGCAGGTGCCCAAAAACGATTTTTTGGAGCGGCGGGTCGCCTACCACAAGGGGATTGAAAAGACGTTTTTCGATAAATTCACCATCTCGGAAGTAAAGCGCCACAAACTGAAGTCGGGAGAAAATGTCTGGACCCTTGTTGTGCGTACCTACAAGGTCCCATTCTGGTTAATGCGCCAGTACAATTCGGGCAAAAATCTTCGGCGGCTCAAGACGGGTGTCGAACTGACAATACCGGTGGTCGCGCGGCGAAAGTTCTAACGCGCCGGGGTTAGTTATGGCTTATTTAATCGGTTAAAAAACAATATCTTGCCCCTTGAACAAAGAACTGTCTTAATCCCTTGCTCCAGGTGAGCCTTTATCTTAGGATGCCTTTCCCACCAGGGGAAATATGGGGATTCATACCCTTTGGCGGGTTTACAATCGCAATAGCTTGGCGGGCTCATTTTTCACTGAGCGAGTGAGGGAAATATCACCATGGATATCGTGATTAGCAGGGAGATGCTGCACCGCGCCCTTCAAACGGTACAGGGGGTGGTGGAGAGTCGAAGCAGTGCCATGCCGATCCTGCAGAACGTTCTCCTCACCACCGAGGGCAAGAAACAGGTCCGTCTTGTTGCCACAAATCTCGATATCGGACTTAAGGGCGTTTTCGAGGCCAAGGTGAACAAGGGTGGCTCGGTGACGCTCAATGCGCGAAAGCTGTTCGACATTGTGCGCGAGTTGCCGGACGCCGATGTGCATCTTGTCGAGGAAGACGGACAATGGATCCGCATGACGTGTGAGCGCTCAAGCTTTCGATTCCCGAGCTTGCCGGCCTCGGATTTTCCCTCGGTTCCGGATGCAGATGGCGATTCTCCTCAAGGCGTTTCGTCTGAAGTTCTTGGGGATATGATTCGAAAAACCATGTTTTCGATCTCGCAGGATGAAACGCGCTATACATACAACGGCGTATTTATGGAATCTGAAGGCGATATGCTTCGTCTGGTCGCAACGGACGGACATCGGCTGGCCCTTATCGAGCGGCCCAACGATGGCGCTGAATTTGCCACGGGCGTAATCATTCACAAAAAAGCGCTTGGCGAGCTGGTTAAACTCCTTTCTGAAACTGGCGGGAGTGTTGATATTTTTCTCCAAGAAAATCATGTTATTTTCAAGTCTGATAGGTTTGAGCTTTCTGCTCGATTGATCGACGGTGATTTCCCGAAATACCGCCAGGTGATTCCCAAAGATAATGAACATCGTATTGTTACGGATCGAGACAAGCTTCTTCGGGCACTTCGGCGCGTTTCTCTTCTCTCGAACGAGACCCGGATGGTGAAATTTGTTTTTGGTTCCGGGCAGTTGAAGCTGACCACAAATGGCTCTGAGGCGGGAGAAGCTGAGGAAATTTTGGAGTCTGATTATTCTGGAGAAGAATTGACTATCGGGTTTAATGCCAGATATTGCCTTGATGTGCTCAATATTCTTGACGAGCAGAATGTATGCTTTCAGCTCAAAGACTCTCTGAGCCCTGGGATATTGCGCCCTGATGAGGCGGAAGGCTACACATATGTCATCATGCCCATGCGCGTTTGATTTTTTTCTCCATGTTCTAGACATTTAAGTTTGCGAATGGTATCTTCTGGCCGCGTTGCCGCAATTGGTATTATCGGAAAAATACAAAAACTAAGATAAAAAATATTTTTTGAGTGGTGGATTATATTTTTTAATTTTGAGGGGTTCGTGCGAATAGGTACGCAACCTGAAAGGGTGAAAAGAAAACATGGCACTAAAATCAAAGGGCCGCGTTGGCCGGCCTCGTAAAACAGAAAGCACACCGACAACGAAAATTAAACTTAAAGTTCCCGAGGTCAAAATCGGAGAAAAGGTCCGCAAGCTTCGCAAGGAGAACGGATATTCTATCCAGAAGTTGGCCGAGCTCTCTGGTGTTTCCCCGGCGGGCATTTATAAAATTGAAACCAACGGGATGGTGCCCACCGTTACGACGCTGGTGAAGTTGGCGACGGCGCTAGAGCATCGGGTGAGCCATTTTGTCGAAGAGGAAAACGGTTATCCCGAGGCGCGTCACATTCGAAAAAAAGATCGAGAGATTGTTTCGAGTGGCCAGGAAGGCCGGACTGAGGTCGTCGCCGAGCGTCTCAGGCAGGGCCGTCTTGAGTCCGTCTACCGCACACTTGAGCCGGGAAGCAAAACCAAGAACCCGATTATCCGGGCTGGTTGCGAGCATTTAATTTACTGCCTTAAGGGCGATCTTTGCATCTCTCGGGGAGACAATTCTTTCCACCTCAAGGAAGGCGATTCGTTTCACTGTGAATCGAAGGGCGAGCTTGCTTTAGTG harbors:
- a CDS encoding helix-turn-helix transcriptional regulator, which produces MALKSKGRVGRPRKTESTPTTKIKLKVPEVKIGEKVRKLRKENGYSIQKLAELSGVSPAGIYKIETNGMVPTVTTLVKLATALEHRVSHFVEEENGYPEARHIRKKDREIVSSGQEGRTEVVAERLRQGRLESVYRTLEPGSKTKNPIIRAGCEHLIYCLKGDLCISRGDNSFHLKEGDSFHCESKGELALVNDGRAEARFLVVNAGHNAM
- a CDS encoding transglycosylase SLT domain-containing protein — its product is MKICSRLFFLPISLIAIYLLLSSGPVSAKVLPNGVNGGINFPSPAGLKENVDFWRDVFARYKITEVVFHDENNLGLRFDVMKLGHPWRAGREQKKRIRAHKKNIKNILLALAEGRRPPAGFNSLADRIRGMVKNQTLSKIRRAAFNVRAQPGLKERFLEGYVRAGRYLPQFLYIFRKHGLPEDLTLLPHVESGFRANIYSHAGALGLWQFTRSTGRLFMRVDSTVDGRRDPFLAAEAAAKLLKRNYEDLKSWPLALTAYNHGARGMRRAVKQVGSKRIDIISKKYRSRTFGFASRNFYAEFLAAVHIHKNIKKYFGEVQRDSRQSFDEFRLPGYIRITDLSRRIGVKTEVLRKMNPALRTSVARGRRNIPRGYPLRLPVGALARVRLAYHQKTKNASPAEQSDGSKWVLVKPGDNLGAIARRNRVRLKDLMEENGLKKSLIVVGDRLRLPDKSGSKKQRIASLRKMSPRLVASPQKENKESKQAASAKATVKKTIQVAKKTVTKKQTVKSKIVSLVKKTTPKNSSSSAASGSGKNFFVFVSEYDTLASLPTRGSEYREGALRQATAVSKSGKKNTGWVRVQENETIGHLSRWLKVSQGQIRRMNGIRSNRRVRMGKKIQVSFKQVPKNDFLERRVAYHKGIEKTFFDKFTISEVKRHKLKSGENVWTLVVRTYKVPFWLMRQYNSGKNLRRLKTGVELTIPVVARRKF
- the dnaN gene encoding DNA polymerase III subunit beta; translation: MDIVISREMLHRALQTVQGVVESRSSAMPILQNVLLTTEGKKQVRLVATNLDIGLKGVFEAKVNKGGSVTLNARKLFDIVRELPDADVHLVEEDGQWIRMTCERSSFRFPSLPASDFPSVPDADGDSPQGVSSEVLGDMIRKTMFSISQDETRYTYNGVFMESEGDMLRLVATDGHRLALIERPNDGAEFATGVIIHKKALGELVKLLSETGGSVDIFLQENHVIFKSDRFELSARLIDGDFPKYRQVIPKDNEHRIVTDRDKLLRALRRVSLLSNETRMVKFVFGSGQLKLTTNGSEAGEAEEILESDYSGEELTIGFNARYCLDVLNILDEQNVCFQLKDSLSPGILRPDEAEGYTYVIMPMRV